One window from the genome of Acidobacteriota bacterium encodes:
- a CDS encoding DNA-3-methyladenine glycosylase 2 family protein, with translation MHIEAITHLSDSDPRLAKVIERVGECLYRPTPTIKPFDSLVSAIIYQQLSGKAAGTIHQRFLDLYGGTTPEPKRVLETPDEDLRKAGISRQKLGYLKDLAAKFEGGIVPVDDLKELDDEAMVEALTTVKGIGRWTVQMFLIRLGRLNVLPDADLGIQKAIKEAYELDSLPAPKEVVKIGAKWQPYCTIASWYLWRSIDG, from the coding sequence ATGCACATCGAAGCCATTACTCATCTATCTGACAGCGACCCCAGGCTGGCCAAAGTCATCGAACGCGTTGGCGAATGCCTTTACCGTCCGACGCCTACGATCAAACCGTTTGATTCACTGGTCAGTGCCATTATTTATCAACAGCTCTCTGGCAAAGCCGCAGGGACAATCCATCAACGGTTTTTAGACCTTTATGGCGGCACAACGCCAGAACCGAAACGCGTACTTGAAACGCCCGATGAAGACCTCCGCAAAGCCGGGATTTCCCGCCAGAAACTTGGATACCTGAAAGACCTGGCTGCCAAATTCGAAGGCGGAATTGTTCCAGTTGACGACCTCAAGGAACTCGATGACGAAGCCATGGTCGAAGCTCTCACGACGGTCAAAGGCATTGGTCGCTGGACGGTGCAGATGTTTTTGATCCGACTGGGGCGGCTCAATGTGCTTCCAGATGCTGATTTGGGAATTCAAAAGGCGATTAAGGAAGCCTATGAACTCGACTCGCTCCCGGCACCAAAGGAAGTGGTCAAAATCGGGGCGAAATGGCAGCCTTATTGCACAATTGCTTCGTGGTATCTGTGGCGAAGTATTGACGGTTAG
- a CDS encoding RDD family protein yields the protein MQVDNELIIETPEHVQLRFVLASVGTRFLAALIDHLIQGAAIIAILILVYAAYNVFDFLKSAGNWAIAAVVFVIGGLILLIIGYFTLFESLWSGQTPGKRWMKLRVIREDGRAVGFFEALVRNMLRVIDLLPSGYAIGVVTIIVSDQSRRIGDYVAGTVVVKERASEAPSLSEVLDRHERETRRNGSNRPALQLDIRQLTKQEFLIVEKFLARRNEIPQQSRPHVAARIAIPLLQKFQVMSVESYEAFLEDVDRQYKAHAKYLVD from the coding sequence ATGCAAGTTGATAACGAACTCATCATCGAAACCCCAGAGCACGTTCAGCTTCGGTTTGTGCTGGCCAGTGTAGGCACGCGGTTTCTGGCTGCCTTGATTGATCATTTGATTCAGGGCGCGGCGATTATTGCCATTCTGATCCTGGTGTATGCAGCTTATAACGTGTTCGATTTTCTCAAATCAGCCGGAAACTGGGCTATCGCTGCCGTGGTGTTTGTGATTGGCGGCTTGATTTTGCTCATTATTGGGTATTTCACGCTGTTTGAAAGCCTCTGGAGTGGGCAAACCCCAGGCAAACGCTGGATGAAACTCCGTGTGATCCGCGAAGATGGCCGCGCTGTCGGCTTTTTCGAAGCACTGGTCCGCAATATGCTCCGGGTGATAGATTTGCTGCCGTCAGGGTACGCGATTGGCGTGGTGACGATCATTGTCAGCGACCAGTCACGTCGGATTGGTGACTACGTTGCCGGAACAGTCGTTGTCAAAGAACGCGCCTCTGAAGCGCCGTCACTTTCCGAAGTCCTTGACCGTCACGAGCGTGAAACCCGCCGCAATGGGAGCAACCGACCAGCGCTGCAACTGGACATCCGCCAACTAACCAAACAGGAATTTCTGATCGTTGAAAAATTCCTGGCCCGCCGAAACGAAATCCCCCAACAATCCCGCCCCCATGTTGCCGCCCGAATTGCCATCCCGCTCCTGCAAAAGTTTCAGGTAATGTCAGTTGAAAGTTATGAAGCGTTCCTGGAAGATGTAGACCGCCAGTACAAAGCCCATGCCAAATATTTGGTGGACTGA
- a CDS encoding cupin domain-containing protein: MNAIEPKPVLALPVQDPELVRFTPYSGNFRWEGIATKEYKPSDSDTPGFCGILRQTLFGQPEDAVGFEVRYFEIEPGGWSSLECHGHSHAVIGLRGKGQILLGSEVKPLGFLDLAYIGPNQIHRLANESNETFGFLCIVDNQRDRPLSLKPEDVPHLMANPETARLVKRSISE; the protein is encoded by the coding sequence ATGAACGCCATTGAACCCAAACCCGTTCTTGCACTCCCGGTACAAGATCCTGAACTGGTGCGCTTTACGCCCTATTCCGGCAATTTTCGCTGGGAGGGAATTGCTACCAAGGAATACAAGCCTTCAGACAGTGACACGCCTGGGTTTTGCGGCATCCTGCGGCAGACGTTGTTTGGACAGCCGGAAGATGCCGTCGGGTTTGAAGTCCGCTATTTTGAAATTGAGCCAGGTGGATGGTCTTCGCTGGAATGTCACGGTCATTCGCACGCAGTGATTGGATTGCGCGGCAAGGGCCAGATTCTTCTGGGGAGTGAAGTCAAACCACTGGGATTTTTGGATTTAGCCTATATTGGTCCGAATCAGATTCACCGGCTGGCGAATGAAAGCAACGAAACATTTGGTTTTCTGTGCATTGTGGATAACCAGCGTGACCGGCCATTGAGCCTCAAACCGGAGGATGTTCCGCACTTAATGGCTAATCCTGAGACCGCACGACTGGTCAAACGATCAATATCTGAGTAA
- a CDS encoding CoA-binding protein, with translation MVKPIYQDPQVIENILKTCRCVAVVGLSPKPDRPSYSVSEYLLETGYDVIPVNPTAKEVFGKPCYPNLLAIPDEVDLVTIFRRPEDVPEIVEEAIAKRAKAVWMQFGVINEPAAGRAQAAGLAVVMDCCMSVEHGRRRRAGKL, from the coding sequence ATGGTGAAACCAATCTATCAAGACCCGCAAGTTATTGAAAACATTCTCAAAACCTGCCGTTGCGTCGCTGTCGTCGGGTTGTCGCCAAAGCCGGATCGCCCAAGTTATAGCGTGAGCGAATATCTGCTTGAAACCGGTTATGACGTGATTCCGGTCAACCCGACCGCGAAAGAAGTCTTCGGGAAACCGTGTTACCCAAACTTACTCGCCATTCCAGATGAGGTTGATCTGGTCACGATTTTCCGCCGTCCAGAAGATGTTCCGGAAATCGTCGAAGAAGCAATTGCTAAAAGAGCCAAAGCCGTCTGGATGCAGTTTGGTGTCATCAACGAACCGGCTGCTGGCCGGGCGCAGGCTGCCGGGCTTGCCGTGGTGATGGATTGCTGTATGTCGGTTGAACACGGTCGCCGCCGCCGGGCTGGAAAGCTTTAA
- a CDS encoding acetyl-CoA C-acetyltransferase, whose amino-acid sequence MKDVFILGGARTPMAEYAGVFHDLSDSDLGSLAAKAAFERSGVAADEIDHTIIGNAIQTSKGAIYGARHVALKAGVPVDRPALTVNRLCGSGIQSIISGAQLIQLEEAGTVLAGGMESMSQAPHVIRGARTGFRLGDSNLEDLLMSSLYDGFCGLFMAQTAEKLARQHDIGREAQDAFALVSQQRVAAAYAAGRLQEEIVPVEVKTRKGMLLVEKDDHMRADTTLEGLAKLRPAFGKDGMVTGGNASGIVDGGAALVLAGEAYVKAKDKQPLARIVGWSVAGVSPDIMGIGPVPAIEKLLQKTGKTLAEIDLVEVNEAFAAQYLAVEKALGLDREKTNVNGGAIALGHPLGASGTRLVLTLMHELRRRGQKLGIASACIGGGQGIAIMIEIV is encoded by the coding sequence ATGAAGGACGTATTCATTTTAGGTGGTGCACGTACCCCAATGGCCGAATATGCCGGGGTGTTTCATGATTTGTCTGACAGTGACCTGGGGTCGCTGGCGGCCAAAGCGGCTTTTGAACGATCAGGTGTGGCAGCCGACGAGATTGATCACACCATTATTGGCAATGCGATTCAAACTTCAAAAGGTGCGATTTATGGCGCCCGCCACGTCGCGCTCAAAGCTGGCGTTCCGGTGGATCGCCCGGCATTGACCGTCAACCGGCTGTGCGGTTCTGGAATTCAATCCATTATCAGCGGTGCGCAGTTAATCCAGCTTGAAGAAGCCGGCACCGTGCTGGCGGGTGGGATGGAATCAATGTCACAGGCGCCGCATGTGATTCGCGGTGCGCGCACTGGTTTTCGGCTTGGTGATTCCAACCTCGAAGATTTGTTAATGTCGTCACTCTATGACGGATTCTGTGGCCTGTTTATGGCGCAGACGGCTGAAAAACTGGCCCGTCAGCACGACATTGGCCGTGAGGCTCAAGATGCCTTTGCACTGGTCAGCCAGCAACGGGTTGCCGCAGCCTACGCGGCGGGCCGGTTACAGGAAGAAATCGTGCCAGTTGAAGTCAAAACCCGCAAAGGAATGCTGCTGGTTGAAAAAGATGACCACATGCGGGCTGACACGACGCTCGAAGGTCTGGCCAAATTGCGTCCTGCCTTTGGCAAAGACGGCATGGTGACTGGTGGGAATGCTTCAGGAATTGTGGATGGTGGTGCGGCATTGGTGCTGGCTGGTGAAGCCTACGTCAAAGCCAAAGACAAACAGCCGCTGGCCCGCATTGTCGGTTGGAGCGTCGCGGGGGTTTCTCCAGATATTATGGGCATCGGCCCGGTGCCAGCGATTGAAAAATTGCTTCAGAAAACTGGTAAAACGCTGGCTGAAATTGATCTGGTTGAAGTCAACGAAGCGTTTGCTGCCCAGTATCTGGCAGTGGAAAAAGCACTTGGACTGGATCGCGAAAAAACGAATGTCAACGGCGGGGCGATTGCGCTGGGTCACCCACTCGGCGCCTCTGGAACGCGGCTGGTTCTGACACTGATGCACGAACTGCGCCGTCGTGGCCAGAAACTGGGCATTGCTTCGGCATGCATCGGTGGTGGTCAGGGGATCGCCATTATGATTGAAATTGTGTAA